TATATTGTTGCTAACACACCCGGAGTTGTAAGAGTTTTGAAGGGAACCGTTTCTAACGGAACTCTAACCGTCAGCGACGCAGATGCTACAAATGCAGTAGCTTCATTAGCTTCATCTACAAAAGCCCCGTCAAAGGCTACAAAGTATGGAACTGACATGTCACGTTTTGCAAAGCTTGGTTGGCATGATGATTTAGGAACTTATGATGCAACTACAGGCATTGCATCCTATACAAATGACCCTTCAATTTCTTTGGTATCAACTACAACTCAGAAGAAATTAAAAAAGATTGCAAATAGCGTATTTAGCATAAACTCCAAATTATCAAATATTTACCGTACCCAGGAAGATTTGCTTACCGGAGAGGATAACACAGAGCTAACATTAATGGTTATCATGGGTCAGACTTGCTGGAACAACCCTGTTGGCTATTACTATTATGAAGATGGTAAGCAACCAGCAAGCATAAAGGATTGCAGAGTCTATACAATTTTCCCTAACAGCCAGGTTGAATGGAGTCTGTCTGGTTATGAGGCATACCCTAAGGCTCTTAAAATTGGTGATAAAGTTCAGCTGAAATATTTTGGCCTGGACGGAACTTCCGCTCCAACTACCAAATTTCCAAAGGGTTTGAGAATTGGTTTTGTGCTGGCTAATAATATGTGGAATCTGTATTTCAACGGATTTGCAGATTATTATGACACACACAGCCAGAAAGTATTTTACGCATGTTCAACCCCTGCAACCGCGGGAACAGGCTGGAGCACAACGCTTACTACACATACTGCATACTTCAGAGATGAATCATATCCTAATGATATAATCATGGGATTTGAGGATAGAAATGATGATGAGAACTTTGAAGACGTTGTATTTGCACTTACTTCTAATCCTGCAATTACTAATGTCCCAACAGTTAATGGTTCAGGTACTATTGCGACTATGAGCAGATACGGGTTCTACGCATTTGAGGATTTGTGGCCTAAGACAGGAGACTTTGATATGAATGACGTAATGTCTGAATATGTTTATACAAAGACATTTAACTACTCAGATAAAATCACTAAGGAGCAGTTCTCTTTCACACTTTATCCTAACAGCAAAACAACTCTTAAGAACGGCATAGGCTTTATGTTTAATACTGTTCCTTCCGGTGCAACTATTTCAGTTACAAAGGATGGCGCCGCTGTTACTGCAAACACAGAGGAGAGCGGAAAGGTTGTTCTTCTTACAGATGATGTTGCAAGCAGCATTGGTTCAGCCGCATCTACAACTTACGTTGTAACAGTTAATTATGGCAGCGGATCTACAAAGACTGTAAGTGACGAGAGTTCAATTAATGCATTTATCTACAGAGCAAGCGCTAATGATGCAAGCAAGAGATGGGAACTTCATACTCCAATGAACGCGCCTACAAGCTTAATGGATTACTCTTACTTTGGAACACAACAAGATTGCTCCGTTCCGGGAAGCGGAATATATTACGTTTTGAATTCAGGCGGCTACTATCCATTTGCATTCTATTTGGAAAATGCAACAACAACAGATATGGCTAAGCTTCTGGATGTCAGCTACAGCGAGACTAAGCAAATCAGCTTGCTGTTCCCTTACTTCTCTGCTTGGGCAAAAGATAATTCAGTCCATAA
The window above is part of the Bacteroidales bacterium genome. Proteins encoded here:
- a CDS encoding LruC domain-containing protein gives rise to the protein MIQNMFKLKNVVLTGAMFLFIAAGTSCVKNNSGSSTPDDPNTQTYATSQTVTATISYSSNAGETLFYVYDQNPIKNNGSNVGSLDTTIPALDAAFTDENGIYSGKLHLPAYASTVYIVANTPGVVRVLKGTVSNGTLTVSDADATNAVASLASSTKAPSKATKYGTDMSRFAKLGWHDDLGTYDATTGIASYTNDPSISLVSTTTQKKLKKIANSVFSINSKLSNIYRTQEDLLTGEDNTELTLMVIMGQTCWNNPVGYYYYEDGKQPASIKDCRVYTIFPNSQVEWSLSGYEAYPKALKIGDKVQLKYFGLDGTSAPTTKFPKGLRIGFVLANNMWNLYFNGFADYYDTHSQKVFYACSTPATAGTGWSTTLTTHTAYFRDESYPNDIIMGFEDRNDDENFEDVVFALTSNPAITNVPTVNGSGTIATMSRYGFYAFEDLWPKTGDFDMNDVMSEYVYTKTFNYSDKITKEQFSFTLYPNSKTTLKNGIGFMFNTVPSGATISVTKDGAAVTANTEESGKVVLLTDDVASSIGSAASTTYVVTVNYGSGSTKTVSDESSINAFIYRASANDASKRWELHTPMNAPTSLMDYSYFGTQQDCSVPGSGIYYVLNSGGYYPFAFYLENATTTDMAKLLDVSYSETKQISLLFPYFSAWAKDNSVHKDWYKTTSSN